In the Paraflavitalea devenefica genome, one interval contains:
- a CDS encoding glycosyltransferase — MERNNYYGLPGSGRGKKILFACVPADGHFNPLTGLAMHLKSIGYDVRWYAADNYAEKLRRMDIPWYPFTKALNVNGDNIDDLLPERANCKRQVSRLNFDLINFFIARATEYYEDIQEIYKTFPFDLMIADVTFSAIPFVKEKMGIPVIGIGIVPLTESSRDLGPAGLGLTPATGFFGRRKQDMMRFIADHFIFRKSNQAMRKIFREYDIDPGSSNVFDTLTRKATLLLQSGTPGFEFKRSDLGSNIRFIGPLLPYVAPGKREPWHHEKLEQYDKVILVTQGTVEKDPEKIIVPTLEAFKDSQHLVIVTTGGSRTAELRERFPAANIIIEDFIPFDDVMPYADVYVTNGGYGGVLLGIQHQLPLVVGGIHEGKLEINARVGYFNLGIDMKTEKPTPALVKERVETVLSNAVYKQQVKKLAAEFNRYDPQALCAGYVAEVLQSKNTSVVTPLGKLMVTA, encoded by the coding sequence ATGGAAAGAAACAATTATTACGGGCTTCCCGGAAGCGGTCGTGGAAAGAAGATCCTGTTTGCCTGTGTGCCTGCTGACGGACATTTTAATCCCCTCACAGGCCTTGCCATGCATTTAAAAAGTATTGGTTACGATGTAAGGTGGTATGCTGCTGATAATTATGCAGAAAAGCTCCGCAGGATGGATATTCCCTGGTATCCTTTTACCAAGGCATTGAATGTTAATGGCGACAATATAGACGACCTGTTGCCCGAACGCGCCAACTGCAAGCGCCAGGTAAGCCGTTTGAATTTTGACCTGATCAATTTCTTTATTGCCCGCGCCACGGAATATTATGAGGATATCCAGGAGATCTATAAGACATTCCCCTTTGATCTGATGATCGCAGATGTTACTTTTTCCGCTATTCCTTTTGTAAAAGAGAAGATGGGCATTCCCGTTATCGGCATCGGCATTGTGCCCCTGACCGAATCATCCCGCGACCTGGGTCCTGCCGGACTGGGCCTTACGCCTGCTACCGGCTTTTTCGGCAGGCGCAAGCAGGATATGATGCGGTTTATTGCCGACCATTTTATTTTCAGGAAGTCGAACCAGGCCATGCGTAAGATCTTCCGGGAGTATGATATAGATCCCGGCAGCTCCAATGTGTTTGATACACTTACCCGCAAAGCAACGCTGCTGTTACAGAGCGGCACGCCCGGTTTTGAATTTAAGCGCAGTGATCTTGGCAGCAATATCCGTTTTATCGGCCCACTGCTGCCCTATGTGGCCCCCGGCAAACGGGAGCCCTGGCACCATGAAAAGCTGGAGCAATATGATAAAGTGATCCTGGTAACACAAGGCACGGTAGAGAAAGACCCGGAAAAGATTATTGTACCTACGCTGGAGGCCTTTAAAGATTCACAACACCTCGTAATCGTTACTACCGGCGGCTCCAGGACCGCTGAATTACGGGAGAGGTTCCCGGCAGCGAATATTATTATTGAAGATTTTATTCCCTTTGATGATGTGATGCCTTATGCCGATGTGTATGTGACTAACGGAGGCTATGGTGGTGTATTGCTGGGCATTCAACACCAGTTACCGCTGGTGGTAGGCGGCATTCATGAGGGTAAGCTGGAGATCAATGCCAGGGTGGGTTATTTTAACCTGGGTATTGATATGAAAACAGAAAAGCCAACACCAGCGCTGGTGAAAGAGCGTGTAGAAACTGTTTTATCCAATGCTGTTTATAAGCAACAGGTAAAGAAGCTGGCCGCAGAATTTAACCGTTATGATCCCCAGGCGCTTTGTGCCGGGTATGTGGCGGAAGTATTGCAAAGTAAGAACACTTCAGTAGTCACACCTCTTGGCAAGCTGATGGTGACAGCATAA
- the gcvP gene encoding aminomethyl-transferring glycine dehydrogenase, which yields MSLFEKQNSEFIHRHIGPHESETRQMLKTIGEPSLEALVNKTVPPAIRMNKALNIPASISEHEYLQLLKDISLKNKTYKTYIGQGYYDNIVPSVILRNVFENPGWYTQYTPYQAEISQGRLESLLNFQTMVADLTGLPLTNASLLDEATAAAEAMTMFFNTLNRDHDHITRPKFFVDVETFPQTKDVLVTRAVPVGIEVVFGDYKTATLDKSYFGALVQYPNDKGAIEDYRNFINKVHEAEAYVVMTTDLLALTLLTPPGELGADVACGSAQRFGVPLGFGGPHAAFFAAKDEFKRNIPGRIIGVSIDAQGDRALRMALQTREQHIKREKATSNICTAQALLANMAAMYAVFHGPAGLKDIAKRVTVLTNALAEELQSEGYEILHDNFFDTIVLKVEDSAAIKVKAEAAGINFRYYSNNLVGISLDESTTLSDVLDILLLLDQPNEHNVAGFSVSEDAGLYHLPTGLTRTSPFLTHPVFNTHHSETEMMRYIKQLENKDLSLNTSMISLGSCTMKLNAASEMIPLSWAHWSKIHPFAPADQTQGYQQIITELGEYLCQITAFDACSLQPNSGAQGEYAGLLVIRDYHESRGEGHRKVMLIPISAHGTNPASAVMAGMKVVVVKALENGYIDVEDLKAKAAQYSKELSGIMITYPSTYGVYEETVKEITDIIHQHGGQVYMDGANMNAQVGLTAPGLIGADVCHLNLHKTFAIPHGGGGPGMGPICVKQHLAPYLPGHVSLGSKSAVSAAPYGSASILLISYGYIRMLGQEGTKLATEYAILNANYMRARLQEEYEILYTNHNGQCAHEFIVDLRPFKKSAEIEAEDVAKRLMDYGFHAPTMSFPVPGTIMIEPTESEDKAELDRFCDALLSIREEIRAIEEGKADKKDNPLKHAPHTQFVITADEWKHAYTRQQAAFPLAYIRANKFWPSVARVNNTHGDRNLICTCEPVSSYAEAEA from the coding sequence ATGAGTCTGTTTGAAAAGCAAAACTCCGAATTTATCCATCGCCATATTGGCCCCCATGAATCCGAAACCCGGCAAATGTTGAAAACAATCGGGGAACCCAGCCTTGAAGCGCTGGTAAATAAGACAGTCCCCCCGGCTATTCGCATGAATAAGGCGCTGAATATTCCGGCAAGTATCAGCGAACATGAATACCTCCAATTACTGAAAGATATTTCCCTGAAGAATAAGACTTACAAAACCTATATTGGCCAGGGATATTATGACAATATTGTTCCCAGCGTTATCCTCCGCAATGTATTTGAGAATCCAGGCTGGTATACCCAATATACCCCTTACCAGGCTGAGATCTCCCAGGGCCGCCTGGAAAGTCTGCTGAATTTCCAAACAATGGTAGCCGACCTGACCGGCCTCCCCCTTACGAATGCCTCCCTGCTGGATGAAGCCACGGCCGCCGCTGAAGCGATGACGATGTTTTTCAACACGCTGAACAGAGACCATGATCATATTACCCGGCCGAAGTTCTTTGTAGACGTAGAGACGTTCCCGCAAACCAAGGATGTACTGGTTACCCGGGCAGTGCCGGTAGGCATTGAAGTGGTATTTGGCGATTATAAAACAGCGACCCTTGACAAGAGCTATTTTGGCGCCCTGGTACAATACCCCAATGACAAGGGAGCTATTGAAGATTACCGCAATTTTATTAATAAGGTACATGAAGCAGAAGCGTATGTGGTGATGACGACCGATCTGCTGGCGCTTACCCTGCTGACCCCTCCCGGTGAACTGGGCGCTGATGTAGCCTGTGGTTCGGCCCAGCGTTTTGGCGTGCCTTTGGGCTTTGGTGGCCCGCACGCTGCTTTCTTTGCCGCCAAAGATGAGTTTAAGCGCAATATTCCCGGCCGTATTATCGGTGTAAGTATTGATGCCCAGGGCGACCGTGCCCTGCGTATGGCCTTACAAACAAGGGAACAACATATTAAACGGGAGAAAGCCACTTCCAATATTTGTACGGCCCAGGCCCTGCTGGCCAATATGGCTGCCATGTATGCCGTATTCCATGGCCCGGCCGGCCTGAAAGATATCGCCAAACGCGTGACCGTACTGACCAATGCCCTGGCAGAAGAGCTGCAGTCAGAAGGTTATGAAATATTACACGATAATTTCTTTGATACGATCGTCCTGAAAGTGGAAGACAGTGCAGCCATCAAAGTAAAAGCTGAAGCTGCCGGCATTAATTTCCGTTATTATAGCAATAACCTGGTAGGTATCTCCCTGGATGAAAGCACTACCCTGAGCGATGTGCTGGATATCCTGTTGCTGCTGGACCAGCCCAATGAGCACAATGTGGCCGGCTTCAGTGTAAGCGAAGATGCAGGCCTGTATCACCTGCCAACCGGTTTAACACGTACTTCTCCTTTCTTAACACATCCCGTGTTCAACACCCACCACAGCGAAACGGAGATGATGCGCTATATTAAGCAACTGGAAAATAAAGACCTCTCCCTGAATACTTCGATGATCTCCCTGGGTTCCTGCACGATGAAGCTGAATGCAGCCAGTGAGATGATCCCCTTAAGCTGGGCACACTGGAGCAAGATCCACCCCTTTGCCCCTGCCGACCAGACACAAGGCTACCAGCAGATCATCACTGAACTGGGCGAATATCTTTGCCAGATCACCGCATTCGATGCCTGCAGCCTGCAACCCAACAGCGGCGCGCAGGGTGAATATGCCGGCCTGCTGGTGATCAGGGATTACCATGAAAGCCGTGGTGAAGGACACCGTAAGGTGATGCTGATACCCATCAGCGCACACGGTACCAACCCCGCCAGCGCTGTAATGGCCGGCATGAAGGTGGTAGTGGTGAAAGCCCTGGAGAATGGTTATATAGATGTGGAAGACCTGAAAGCAAAAGCGGCCCAATACAGTAAAGAGCTTTCCGGTATAATGATCACCTACCCCAGCACGTATGGCGTATACGAGGAAACAGTAAAAGAGATCACGGATATTATCCACCAGCATGGGGGACAGGTATATATGGATGGCGCGAATATGAATGCCCAGGTAGGCCTGACAGCTCCTGGTCTTATCGGTGCCGATGTTTGTCACCTCAACCTGCACAAAACATTCGCTATCCCGCATGGCGGTGGCGGCCCCGGCATGGGGCCCATCTGTGTGAAACAACACCTGGCGCCTTACCTGCCCGGACACGTTTCACTGGGTAGTAAAAGCGCTGTTTCAGCGGCTCCGTATGGCTCTGCTTCTATCCTGCTCATCAGCTATGGATATATCCGTATGCTGGGCCAGGAAGGCACAAAGCTGGCTACTGAATATGCGATCCTCAATGCCAATTATATGCGCGCCAGGCTGCAGGAAGAATACGAGATCCTGTATACCAATCATAACGGCCAGTGCGCCCACGAATTTATTGTAGACCTGCGTCCTTTCAAGAAGAGCGCTGAAATAGAAGCGGAAGATGTGGCCAAGCGTTTGATGGATTATGGTTTCCATGCGCCTACGATGAGCTTTCCCGTACCGGGCACGATCATGATCGAGCCTACGGAGAGTGAAGACAAGGCTGAACTGGACCGTTTCTGTGATGCCCTGTTGAGTATCCGGGAAGAGATCCGCGCAATTGAAGAAGGCAAGGCCGACAAGAAAGATAATCCGCTCAAGCATGCTCCTCATACACAGTTTGTGATCACTGCCGATGAGTGGAAGCACGCTTATACACGTCAGCAAGCCGCCTTCCCGCTGGCGTATATCCGCGCCAATAAATTCTGGCCTTCTGTAGCCCGTGTGAATAACACCCATGGCGACCGGAACCTGATCTGCACCTGTGAGCCGGTTAGCTCGTATGCAGAGGCGGAAGCGTAA